The proteins below are encoded in one region of Sphaerodactylus townsendi isolate TG3544 linkage group LG06, MPM_Stown_v2.3, whole genome shotgun sequence:
- the LOC125435748 gene encoding transmembrane protein 229b-like, which yields MGRKMEPLGPLYRWYIYALHGYFAEIMFTAAWNFVVHRDWRFLGVTSVWALFIYGTFGMILEQLYLLLRVRCNFLVRAAIYTLCIYVWEFCTGYILRCFNACPWNYSGFRYNFMGLITLEYCPIWFVASLLLERVVVYNALRLRLDEAWKPKQCPSELKDD from the coding sequence ATGgggaggaaaatggagcccttgGGCCCTTTGTATCGGTGGTACATCTACGCCCTCCATGGCTACTTTGCAGAGATCATGTTCACAGCCGCGTGGAACTTTGTTGTGCACCGGGACTGGAGGTTCTTGGGCGTCACCAGCGTGTGGGCCCTTTTCATCTATGGCACTTTCGGCATGATCTTGGAGCAGCTTTACCTCCTGCTGAGGGTCCGGTGTAACTTCCTTGTCCGGGCCGCCATCTACACCTTGTGCATCTATGTCTGGGAGTTCTGCACGGGCTACATACTTCGCTGCTTCAACGCTTGTCCCTGGAACTACAGTGGGTTTCGTTACAACTTCATGGGCCTCATCACCCTGGAGTATTGCCCCATCTGGTTTGTTGCGTCCCTCTTGTTGGAGAGGGTCGTGGTGTACAACGCACTTCGCCTCCGCCTGGATGAGGCTTGGAAACCCAAACAGTGCCCCTCTGAACTTAAAGACGACTGa